One Sporomusaceae bacterium ACPt DNA window includes the following coding sequences:
- the nifH1_2 gene encoding Nitrogenase iron protein 1: protein MRQIAIYGKGGIGKSTTTQNTVAALAESGNQVMVVGCDPKADSTRLLLNGLCQKTVLDTLRDEGDDIELEDILKIGFGNTRCVESGGPEPGVGCAGRGIITSINMLESLGAYTSDLDYVFYDVLGDVVCGGFAMPIREGKAQEIYIVASGELMACYAANNIAKGISKYALSGGVRLGGIICNSRKVDNEYALLKAFAEELGSQLIHFVPRDNIVQRAEINKKTVIDFDPKANQADEYRKLAMNIKNNDMFVIPKPMTQDRLEELMMQHGFLDAIA, encoded by the coding sequence ATGAGACAAATTGCGATATATGGAAAAGGCGGAATCGGTAAATCCACGACAACCCAAAATACGGTAGCCGCACTGGCTGAATCAGGCAATCAAGTAATGGTAGTGGGCTGTGACCCTAAAGCTGACTCTACCCGGTTATTGCTAAACGGTTTGTGTCAAAAGACGGTTTTAGATACACTCCGTGATGAAGGCGATGATATTGAATTAGAGGATATTTTGAAAATCGGTTTCGGCAATACCCGTTGTGTTGAATCCGGCGGTCCTGAACCGGGTGTTGGTTGTGCAGGACGCGGCATTATTACTTCGATCAATATGTTGGAATCGCTGGGAGCTTACACATCTGACCTGGATTATGTATTTTATGACGTACTCGGTGATGTTGTCTGCGGCGGTTTTGCCATGCCGATCCGGGAAGGTAAAGCTCAGGAGATTTATATCGTTGCTTCCGGTGAACTGATGGCTTGTTATGCGGCCAATAACATCGCCAAAGGGATTAGTAAATATGCTTTGAGCGGCGGCGTTCGTCTCGGCGGCATTATTTGCAACAGCCGTAAAGTTGATAATGAGTATGCCCTGCTCAAAGCTTTCGCCGAAGAACTTGGTTCTCAGCTCATTCACTTTGTACCGCGGGATAATATCGTGCAACGGGCCGAAATTAACAAAAAGACGGTTATTGATTTTGATCCGAAAGCAAATCAGGCTGATGAATACCGCAAATTAGCCATGAATATTAAAAACAATGATATGTTTGTCATTCCCAAGCCCATGACCCAAGACCGTCTGGAAGAACTCATGATGCAGCATGGTTTCCTGGACGCAATCGCTTAA
- the hutU gene encoding Urocanate hydratase, whose protein sequence is MINNLEIAQAMTIKLEAELPEPTEFMPGIRRAPNRGFRLTPAQTEVALKNALRYVPEELHEVLAPEFLNELMTYGRIYAYRYRPQGRIYGKPIDEYKGNCIEGKAFQVMIDNNLDFEIALYPYELVTYGETGQVCQNWLQYRLIKKYLEVMTREQTLVIESGHPLGLFPSKPDAPRVIITNALMIGMFDNQGDWEIAEQMGVANYGQMTAGGWMYIGPQGIVHGTFNTLLTAGRQKLNIPGDGDLRGKLFVSSGLGGMSGAQPKAVEIAKGVGIIAEVDYSRIQTRYNQGWVGKITDDLAEAFRIAAEYMQKEEPISIAYHGNIVDLLEYAVQNNINIHLLSDQTSCHVAYDGGYCPQGITFEERTRLLATDRDKFKALVDKTLARHFELIKTLVERGTYFFDYGNSFMKAVYDAGVTAISKNGVDEKDGFIFPSYVEDIMGPELFDYGYGPFRWVCLSGKEEDLIKTDRAAMACIDPNRRGQDRDNYIWIRDAARNKLVVGTKARILYQDAEGRKNIALKFNEMVRNGEIGPVMLGRDHHDVSGTDSPFRETANIKDGSNVMADMATQCFAGNAARGMSLVALHNGGGVGIGKSINGGFGLVLDGSERVDNIIKSAMLWDVMGGVARRSWARNPNSIATCMEFNRAYQGAGHITLPYIPREAMIKELVSQAFRKR, encoded by the coding sequence ATGATCAACAATCTTGAGATAGCGCAAGCCATGACGATAAAGCTTGAGGCTGAATTGCCGGAGCCGACAGAATTCATGCCAGGCATCCGGCGGGCGCCTAACCGGGGATTTCGTCTCACGCCGGCGCAAACGGAAGTTGCCTTGAAAAATGCGCTACGCTATGTACCCGAAGAACTTCATGAAGTATTAGCCCCGGAATTTTTAAATGAACTTATGACCTATGGACGCATTTATGCGTACCGTTATCGCCCGCAGGGCAGGATTTATGGAAAACCCATTGACGAGTATAAAGGCAATTGTATTGAGGGTAAGGCCTTTCAAGTCATGATTGACAATAACCTTGATTTCGAGATCGCCCTCTATCCTTATGAACTGGTTACTTATGGCGAAACCGGCCAGGTATGCCAGAACTGGCTGCAATACCGGCTGATTAAAAAATATTTGGAAGTTATGACCCGGGAACAGACTCTGGTCATTGAGTCCGGTCATCCGCTGGGACTATTTCCTTCAAAACCGGACGCTCCCCGGGTAATTATCACCAATGCACTGATGATTGGCATGTTTGACAATCAGGGTGACTGGGAGATCGCCGAGCAAATGGGTGTTGCCAACTATGGTCAAATGACCGCCGGCGGCTGGATGTACATTGGGCCGCAGGGGATTGTCCACGGCACTTTCAATACGCTTCTTACCGCCGGCCGGCAAAAACTGAACATCCCCGGTGACGGCGACCTCCGCGGCAAGCTGTTTGTAAGCTCCGGTCTGGGCGGAATGAGCGGCGCTCAGCCCAAAGCCGTTGAAATCGCCAAAGGCGTCGGTATCATTGCCGAAGTCGATTATTCCCGCATTCAAACCCGCTATAATCAAGGCTGGGTGGGGAAAATTACCGACGACCTGGCCGAAGCTTTCCGGATAGCGGCTGAGTATATGCAAAAAGAAGAGCCGATATCGATTGCCTACCACGGAAATATCGTTGATCTGTTGGAATATGCTGTGCAAAACAACATAAACATCCATCTCCTGTCAGACCAAACTTCTTGCCACGTAGCCTACGACGGCGGCTACTGCCCGCAAGGCATAACTTTTGAGGAGAGAACCCGGCTGTTGGCCACCGACCGGGATAAATTTAAGGCACTTGTTGACAAGACTTTAGCGCGGCATTTCGAACTCATTAAAACGTTGGTTGAACGGGGAACCTACTTTTTCGACTATGGCAACTCCTTCATGAAGGCGGTCTATGACGCCGGCGTTACAGCCATATCGAAAAACGGTGTCGACGAAAAAGACGGCTTCATTTTTCCGTCCTATGTGGAAGATATTATGGGGCCGGAACTGTTTGACTACGGCTATGGTCCGTTCCGCTGGGTGTGCCTGAGCGGCAAAGAAGAAGACTTGATCAAAACCGACCGCGCCGCCATGGCTTGCATTGACCCCAATCGCCGCGGCCAGGACCGGGACAACTATATCTGGATCCGGGATGCGGCACGGAATAAACTGGTTGTAGGGACCAAAGCCAGAATTCTGTATCAAGATGCCGAGGGGCGGAAAAATATTGCCCTTAAGTTTAATGAGATGGTCCGTAATGGTGAAATCGGTCCGGTAATGCTGGGGCGGGATCATCATGACGTTAGCGGCACTGATTCGCCTTTCCGGGAGACAGCCAATATTAAAGACGGCAGTAATGTAATGGCTGATATGGCTACCCAGTGTTTTGCCGGTAATGCCGCCCGGGGGATGAGCTTAGTAGCTTTACATAACGGCGGCGGCGTCGGGATTGGCAAATCCATCAACGGCGGTTTCGGTCTGGTTCTGGATGGCAGCGAGCGGGTCGATAATATCATCAAATCTGCCATGTTATGGGATGTTATGGGCGGAGTGGCCAGACGTTCCTGGGCGCGCAACCCCAATTCCATTGCAACCTGCATGGAGTTTAACAGAGCATATCAAGGGGCAGGGCATATTACTTTACCCTATATTCCCCGGGAAGCTATGATTAAAGAGTTGGTAAGCCAGGCCTTCCGGAAACGGTAG
- the xdhA_2 gene encoding Putative xanthine dehydrogenase molybdenum-binding subunit XdhA — translation MADRIAGGFKYIGKSIPISDGAAKATGRIKYTGDMMLDGMLYAKLVFSDRPHARIKSIDVKQAMAVPGVVKVYTCRNTPKVKFNSQVWFVGQKAFEDQELFPDVVRYVGDTVAAVVAEDQETADRAAGLIRIDYELLPAVIDPEEARQGKVNIHETGNPFYTTEIKCGDVEKVFTGMPGVEIVEDRVETPKIHHAAMENHVCIAAPDHNGRITVYSPCQIMYSVRMIVAKILGLPFHKVRVIKTPVGGSFGGKQEVTLEPYCALFARETGRPVKIEFDRQASIVSTRTRTKTISYVKTAVGQDGRILARNMDMVVDTGAYTTNGNIICHAMGKKLFRLYRIENQRFRPVAVHTNTPVAGAARGYGSPQVQAAAEINLDHAARRLGMDPVEFRLKNLVHPFDPDPTGGPSLGNAGIIDCVLKGAAEFGWNEKWSRPRDTGRWRRGVGMACATHVNGYYQAYQDFGTMTLRMLEDGSLMLNAGLHDLGNGTVTAMKQIVAEVMDVSPDRIEAPEGDTDVSPYDVGCQASRVIYVCGANAMKAAESLRELFVAHAAGIFGCSPDDICTGDGLIWSGENADDKMDYGRMASLIQQKHQAELIVTLTYQSPANPGSYGVNFVEVCVDTLTGFVKVLDVVAVHDIGQAINTGFVEGQIHGGIQMGLGLALAEDLAVDPRTGVVKGNRFSKYHLINAPDMPPIRTFLIEKGEEFGPFGAKSIGEIATIPIAPATVNAVNHALNTHLTVLPLTPERIIEGLRQAGK, via the coding sequence ATGGCAGACAGAATTGCGGGCGGTTTTAAATATATAGGCAAGTCAATTCCTATTAGTGACGGGGCGGCAAAAGCCACCGGCCGGATTAAGTATACCGGTGATATGATGCTGGACGGAATGTTGTATGCCAAACTGGTATTCAGTGACAGACCCCACGCCAGGATTAAAAGTATCGATGTGAAGCAAGCTATGGCTGTCCCCGGTGTGGTAAAAGTATATACCTGTCGCAATACGCCGAAAGTCAAATTTAACAGCCAAGTGTGGTTTGTGGGGCAGAAAGCCTTCGAAGACCAGGAACTGTTTCCTGATGTTGTACGCTATGTGGGTGACACGGTGGCGGCCGTTGTCGCTGAGGATCAGGAGACTGCCGACCGGGCAGCAGGGCTTATCAGGATTGACTATGAGCTGCTGCCGGCGGTGATTGATCCGGAGGAAGCCAGACAAGGTAAAGTTAACATCCATGAGACCGGTAATCCTTTCTATACCACTGAGATAAAATGCGGCGATGTTGAAAAAGTTTTTACCGGGATGCCCGGGGTGGAAATCGTGGAAGACAGGGTGGAAACACCCAAAATTCATCATGCGGCTATGGAAAACCACGTATGTATCGCGGCACCCGACCATAATGGCAGGATTACCGTCTATAGCCCGTGTCAGATTATGTATTCTGTGCGCATGATTGTAGCCAAAATCCTGGGACTTCCGTTTCATAAGGTCAGGGTAATCAAGACACCTGTGGGCGGTTCTTTCGGCGGCAAACAGGAAGTGACCCTGGAACCCTACTGCGCTTTATTCGCCCGTGAGACAGGAAGACCGGTTAAAATAGAATTCGACAGGCAGGCAAGTATTGTTTCCACCCGTACCAGGACAAAAACCATTAGCTATGTAAAAACTGCCGTAGGTCAGGACGGCCGGATTTTGGCCAGGAATATGGATATGGTGGTGGATACCGGGGCGTATACGACAAACGGGAACATTATCTGTCATGCTATGGGTAAAAAGCTGTTCCGGCTGTACCGTATTGAGAACCAGAGGTTCCGCCCGGTGGCAGTTCACACCAATACACCGGTGGCCGGGGCGGCCAGGGGATATGGTTCACCCCAGGTGCAGGCAGCGGCCGAAATTAATCTGGACCATGCGGCCAGAAGACTGGGCATGGACCCGGTTGAATTCCGCCTCAAAAATCTGGTACATCCTTTTGATCCTGACCCGACAGGCGGTCCGTCCCTGGGAAATGCCGGAATTATCGATTGTGTGCTTAAAGGAGCTGCGGAATTCGGCTGGAATGAAAAATGGTCAAGGCCCCGGGATACCGGACGGTGGAGAAGGGGCGTGGGGATGGCGTGCGCTACCCATGTAAACGGTTACTATCAAGCCTACCAGGATTTCGGCACCATGACCCTGAGAATGCTGGAAGACGGCAGTCTGATGCTGAATGCCGGACTGCATGACTTGGGGAACGGCACGGTAACGGCCATGAAGCAGATTGTGGCTGAGGTTATGGATGTATCACCTGATCGGATTGAAGCGCCGGAAGGTGACACCGATGTCAGTCCCTACGATGTTGGCTGCCAGGCCAGCCGGGTCATCTATGTTTGTGGCGCCAATGCCATGAAAGCGGCAGAAAGCTTGCGCGAACTCTTTGTTGCGCACGCAGCCGGAATTTTTGGTTGCAGTCCGGACGATATATGTACTGGGGACGGCCTGATCTGGTCTGGTGAAAATGCTGATGATAAAATGGACTATGGCCGGATGGCCAGTTTAATCCAGCAGAAACACCAGGCGGAACTGATCGTGACTTTGACCTACCAGTCGCCGGCAAATCCTGGATCTTATGGTGTCAATTTCGTGGAAGTGTGCGTCGACACTCTGACCGGCTTTGTCAAAGTGCTGGATGTGGTTGCCGTGCATGATATCGGACAGGCTATCAACACCGGGTTTGTTGAAGGGCAAATCCACGGCGGTATTCAGATGGGTCTCGGCCTGGCGCTTGCCGAAGACCTGGCTGTAGATCCCCGGACAGGAGTGGTCAAAGGCAACCGGTTCAGCAAATATCATCTCATCAATGCGCCGGATATGCCACCCATCCGGACCTTCCTTATTGAAAAAGGGGAAGAATTCGGGCCGTTCGGGGCCAAGAGCATCGGGGAAATCGCCACCATTCCCATTGCGCCGGCAACCGTTAATGCGGTAAATCATGCGCTTAATACTCATCTGACGGTTTTGCCGCTGACACCGGAACGGATTATCGAAGGACTGCGGCAGGCCGGCAAATAA
- the ndhF_2 gene encoding Nicotinate dehydrogenase FAD-subunit, translating to MSRAAFRITGFDNLPGVVTELKQNPGTVTFINGGTDFINQMGKKKHDWVIDLSQVKDLKYIKQEDGLLKIGAGTTFAEIAASQTVRETAEALAQAAGQVGSVQIRNRATIGGNVASASPAGDSLPVLAAFDARIVVVGPAGTRTIPVMQAIADEGGSSLKEKELITAVLLPLAGNCRSGFKKIGSRSAVTIARISMAMVAEYDKQTNTIVTGKIALGALGCRPVCPAKAREFMTGRKLDRELAAGLADILSETVNEAIPGRESRPYKAAAVKGLAFDMINSLFGCCFE from the coding sequence GTGAGTAGGGCGGCATTCCGGATAACCGGATTTGATAATTTGCCCGGTGTTGTCACTGAGTTAAAGCAGAACCCGGGTACGGTCACTTTCATTAACGGCGGTACCGACTTTATTAACCAGATGGGTAAGAAAAAGCATGATTGGGTCATTGATTTATCCCAGGTAAAAGATTTAAAATACATTAAACAAGAAGACGGACTGCTCAAAATTGGTGCGGGAACGACCTTTGCGGAAATTGCGGCAAGTCAGACTGTCAGAGAGACGGCTGAGGCTCTGGCCCAGGCGGCAGGACAAGTAGGTTCGGTACAAATCCGTAACCGGGCGACAATTGGCGGTAATGTTGCATCGGCGTCCCCGGCCGGTGACAGCCTGCCTGTTCTTGCTGCTTTTGACGCCCGGATCGTTGTTGTCGGGCCGGCGGGAACGCGGACCATTCCGGTCATGCAAGCCATTGCTGATGAAGGCGGATCTTCGCTTAAGGAAAAAGAACTGATTACCGCGGTTTTACTGCCGCTTGCCGGTAATTGCCGGAGCGGTTTTAAGAAAATCGGCAGCCGCAGTGCTGTGACCATTGCCCGGATTAGTATGGCGATGGTGGCAGAATATGACAAGCAAACAAATACCATTGTTACCGGGAAAATTGCCTTAGGCGCGTTGGGCTGCCGGCCTGTATGCCCGGCGAAGGCCCGGGAGTTTATGACCGGACGGAAGCTTGACCGGGAGCTGGCCGCCGGTCTGGCTGACATATTATCGGAAACCGTCAATGAAGCAATACCAGGCCGGGAATCGCGGCCCTATAAAGCGGCAGCCGTTAAAGGTCTGGCGTTTGATATGATAAACAGCTTGTTTGGATGTTGCTTTGAATAA
- the ndhS_1 gene encoding Nicotinate dehydrogenase small FeS subunit, whose product MKVEISMQVNGKQYHLTVAPEERLIDVLRQRLRLTGAKEGCGEGECGACTVIMDGKAVNSCMVLAYQARGANILTIEGLAPQGELDVIQQAFVANGAVQCGYCTPGMIMAAKALLMNNPNPSVEEIKTAIAGNLCRCTGYVNIVKAIQAAACALKGADASE is encoded by the coding sequence ATGAAAGTAGAGATCAGTATGCAGGTAAACGGCAAACAGTATCACCTGACTGTAGCGCCGGAAGAACGGCTCATCGACGTACTGCGGCAAAGACTCCGCCTGACGGGAGCCAAAGAAGGCTGCGGTGAGGGGGAATGCGGTGCTTGTACCGTTATCATGGACGGAAAGGCTGTTAATTCGTGCATGGTACTTGCCTATCAGGCCCGAGGCGCGAACATTCTTACCATCGAAGGACTGGCCCCCCAGGGGGAACTGGACGTCATCCAACAGGCGTTTGTGGCTAACGGCGCGGTTCAGTGCGGCTATTGCACACCCGGAATGATTATGGCGGCAAAGGCTTTACTGATGAACAATCCTAACCCATCGGTAGAAGAGATCAAAACGGCAATTGCCGGCAATCTGTGCCGTTGTACAGGGTATGTAAATATTGTTAAAGCCATTCAAGCTGCCGCCTGCGCTTTGAAAGGAGCGGATGCAAGTGAGTAG
- the betP gene encoding Glycine betaine transporter BetP — protein MNPGGKRIRWTIFVPMMLIVSACIIAAVTVPKSFFDIENAIVEAAINNFGWLFDLFGVVAVLSCFYLLFSKYGDVRLGGPDAKPEFATWNWFAITLTSGIAVGILFWGIAEPLYHFCTPPKVLGIQPYSEAAGIFAMSTATLHWTLTPYAMYTLGGLIVGLTHYNLKLPYTQGATLYPIFKQRSFGLAGTVLDNLCLFAIIGGVAAVMGVLAMQIGSGLHILTGVETGPVIWSIVIIITTIASIGFSYGGIKKSINWLASQNTKIFLGLMCFVLVFGPTAFILKLGTQSLADYLQHFFTKSLFLSPIDQSDWPRWWTVYYWAIWLAYAPMSGMFFARIAYGRTIKEFIMCNLVATSVFGMVWFWIFGGSAVYYEWQNHSLWTIISSPQGGLEASLFAFLQNLPLSTVFSWIMLGTIIISYTTMSDSMTTTVAAMNTTGNTKDDPEPPQYMKIVWGAVMGGMALITLTVGTGGKVSGIDATKMIATVAGIPILFYAIAQVYSIFAILFNPKKYDVAYYPETAEKADIPAELADDVEEGPTSVSG, from the coding sequence TCCGCTTGTATTATCGCCGCAGTAACCGTTCCCAAAAGCTTTTTTGACATAGAAAACGCGATAGTAGAAGCGGCAATCAATAATTTTGGCTGGTTGTTTGACTTATTTGGCGTGGTTGCAGTTCTCAGTTGCTTTTATTTATTATTTTCAAAATACGGTGATGTGCGCTTGGGCGGACCTGACGCCAAACCGGAATTTGCCACCTGGAACTGGTTTGCCATTACCCTTACTTCCGGCATTGCGGTAGGTATCCTGTTTTGGGGTATTGCCGAACCGCTGTATCATTTCTGTACACCGCCGAAGGTACTTGGCATTCAGCCTTATAGCGAAGCTGCCGGGATATTTGCCATGTCTACCGCAACCCTGCATTGGACGTTAACTCCCTATGCCATGTATACTCTGGGGGGACTGATTGTCGGCCTGACTCACTATAATCTAAAGCTTCCCTACACGCAAGGAGCTACTCTGTACCCCATCTTTAAACAACGTTCTTTCGGCCTGGCAGGCACGGTACTGGATAACCTTTGCCTGTTCGCCATCATTGGTGGTGTAGCAGCCGTTATGGGCGTGCTGGCCATGCAGATCGGCAGCGGTCTGCATATTCTCACCGGTGTGGAAACCGGACCGGTTATCTGGTCGATAGTCATCATTATAACCACCATAGCCTCTATCGGGTTTAGCTATGGCGGTATTAAGAAAAGTATCAACTGGCTGGCCAGCCAGAACACCAAAATATTCCTGGGACTCATGTGCTTTGTATTAGTATTTGGGCCTACCGCCTTTATCCTGAAACTGGGTACCCAGTCTCTTGCCGATTACCTGCAGCACTTTTTTACCAAGTCGCTGTTTTTGAGTCCTATCGACCAGTCGGACTGGCCCAGATGGTGGACGGTTTACTATTGGGCCATCTGGCTGGCCTACGCGCCGATGAGCGGCATGTTCTTCGCCAGGATTGCCTATGGCCGCACAATCAAGGAATTTATTATGTGCAATCTTGTGGCCACTTCTGTTTTCGGTATGGTCTGGTTCTGGATATTCGGCGGTTCAGCCGTATATTATGAGTGGCAAAACCACAGCCTGTGGACCATTATCTCATCGCCGCAGGGCGGCTTGGAAGCATCGCTGTTTGCCTTTTTGCAGAATCTTCCTTTATCAACCGTCTTTAGCTGGATTATGCTGGGTACTATCATTATCTCCTATACCACCATGTCGGACTCCATGACTACGACGGTAGCGGCCATGAATACAACCGGCAACACCAAAGATGACCCGGAACCCCCGCAATACATGAAAATTGTCTGGGGAGCGGTGATGGGCGGCATGGCTCTCATTACTTTGACCGTAGGTACCGGCGGCAAGGTTTCCGGTATCGACGCAACCAAAATGATTGCCACCGTGGCCGGGATACCTATTCTTTTCTATGCCATCGCACAAGTTTATTCTATTTTTGCGATACTGTTCAACCCCAAAAAGTATGATGTTGCCTATTACCCTGAAACCGCGGAAAAAGCTGACATCCCGGCTGAACTCGCCGATGATGTCGAAGAGGGGCCAACAAGCGTAAGCGGTTAA